Proteins encoded together in one Streptomyces sp. TLI_171 window:
- the map gene encoding type I methionyl aminopeptidase — protein MVEIKTPEQIAKMRAAGLVVAEALKACREAVAPGVTTGELNDIADRVIAKHGATSNFRADHGGLWFPGVICASVNEEVVHGIPGDKVLQAGDLISIDCGAILDGWHGDAAITVAVGATADENLMLSRVTEGSMWAGIAQMKKGNRLVDVSRAIEGFIRRQPLPPKGKWGITEGYGGHGIGTAMHMEPHVLNYVAGRGKGPKLVPGTVLAIEPMVSLGTPHTAVLEDDWTVVTTDGTWASHWEHSVAVTEQGPLVLTAFDGGKAELAKLGVTAAPDPLG, from the coding sequence ATGGTGGAGATCAAGACCCCCGAGCAGATCGCCAAGATGCGAGCGGCCGGGCTGGTCGTCGCCGAGGCGCTGAAGGCCTGTCGCGAGGCGGTCGCCCCGGGGGTGACCACCGGGGAGCTGAACGACATCGCGGACCGGGTCATCGCCAAGCACGGCGCCACCTCCAACTTCCGCGCCGACCACGGCGGTCTCTGGTTCCCCGGGGTGATCTGCGCCTCGGTCAACGAGGAGGTCGTGCACGGCATCCCCGGCGACAAGGTGCTGCAGGCCGGCGACCTGATCTCGATCGACTGCGGCGCGATCCTGGACGGCTGGCACGGCGACGCGGCGATCACCGTCGCGGTCGGCGCGACCGCCGACGAGAACCTGATGCTGTCGCGGGTCACCGAGGGCTCGATGTGGGCCGGCATCGCCCAGATGAAGAAGGGCAACCGGCTGGTCGACGTCTCCCGGGCGATCGAGGGCTTCATCCGCCGCCAGCCGCTGCCGCCGAAGGGCAAGTGGGGCATCACCGAGGGGTACGGCGGCCACGGCATCGGCACCGCCATGCACATGGAGCCGCACGTGCTGAACTACGTGGCCGGCCGCGGCAAGGGGCCGAAGCTGGTCCCCGGCACGGTGCTGGCGATCGAGCCGATGGTCTCGCTCGGCACCCCGCACACCGCGGTGCTGGAGGACGACTGGACGGTGGTCACCACCGACGGCACCTGGGCCTCGCACTGGGAGCACTCGGTGGCCGTCACCGAGCAGGGCCCGCTGGTGCTGACCGCCTTCGACGGTGGCAAGGCCGAGCTCGCGAAGCTGGGCGTCACGGCGGCGCCGGACCCGCTCGGCTGA